From Streptomyces sp. Edi4, one genomic window encodes:
- the hppD gene encoding 4-hydroxyphenylpyruvate dioxygenase has product MTETLDQTPGTARQADPFPVKGMDAVVFAVGNAKQAAHYYSTAFGMKLVAYSGPENGSRETASYVLTSGAARFVFTSVIKPATDRGRFLADHVAEHGDGVVDLAIEVPDARAAYKYATEHGATGIEEPHEVSDEHGTVVLAAIATYGKTRHTLVERSGYTGPYLPGFVEAAPMVAPVEKRFFQAIDHCVGNVELGKMNEWVAFYNNVMGFTNMKEFVGDDIATEYSALMSKVVADGTLKVKFPLNEPAIAKKKSQIDEYLEFYGGPGVQHIALATNDIVASVKAMRAAGVQFLDTPDSYYDTLGEWAGETRVPVETLRELKILVDRDEDGYLLQIFTKPVQDRPTVFFEMIERHGSMGFGKGNFKALFEAIEREQERRGNL; this is encoded by the coding sequence ATGACTGAGACCCTGGATCAGACCCCCGGAACCGCGCGGCAGGCCGACCCCTTCCCGGTGAAGGGCATGGACGCGGTCGTCTTCGCTGTGGGCAACGCCAAGCAGGCCGCGCACTACTACTCGACGGCCTTCGGCATGAAGCTGGTGGCGTACTCCGGACCGGAGAACGGCAGCCGCGAGACGGCGAGCTACGTGCTGACCAGCGGCGCCGCCCGCTTCGTCTTCACCTCCGTCATCAAGCCCGCCACCGACCGGGGCCGTTTCCTCGCCGATCACGTCGCCGAGCACGGTGACGGTGTGGTGGACCTCGCCATCGAGGTGCCCGACGCGCGTGCCGCGTACAAGTACGCCACCGAGCACGGCGCCACCGGGATCGAGGAGCCGCACGAGGTCTCCGACGAGCACGGCACCGTCGTCCTCGCCGCGATCGCCACCTACGGCAAGACCCGGCACACCCTGGTCGAGCGCTCCGGCTACACCGGCCCCTACCTGCCGGGCTTCGTCGAGGCCGCCCCGATGGTCGCGCCCGTGGAGAAGCGTTTCTTCCAGGCGATCGACCACTGCGTGGGCAATGTGGAGCTCGGCAAGATGAACGAGTGGGTGGCGTTCTACAACAACGTCATGGGCTTCACCAACATGAAGGAGTTCGTGGGCGACGACATCGCCACCGAGTACTCCGCGCTCATGTCCAAGGTCGTCGCCGACGGCACCCTCAAGGTGAAGTTCCCGCTCAACGAGCCGGCCATCGCCAAGAAGAAGTCCCAGATCGACGAGTACCTGGAGTTCTACGGCGGCCCCGGCGTCCAGCACATCGCGCTCGCCACCAACGACATCGTCGCCTCGGTCAAGGCCATGCGCGCCGCCGGCGTCCAGTTCCTCGACACCCCCGACTCCTACTACGACACCCTCGGCGAGTGGGCCGGCGAGACCCGGGTGCCCGTGGAGACGCTGCGCGAGCTGAAGATCCTCGTCGACCGCGACGAGGACGGCTACCTGCTCCAGATCTTCACCAAGCCGGTGCAGGACCGCCCGACCGTCTTCTTCGAGATGATCGAGCGGCACGGTTCGATGGGCTTCGGCAAGGGCAACTTCAAGGCCCTGTTCGAGGCGATCGAGCGCGAGCAGGAGCGGCGCGGCAACCTCTGA
- a CDS encoding helix-turn-helix domain-containing protein encodes MTAETSQTLDRGLRVLKLLADTDHGLTVTELSNKLGVNRTVVYRLLATLEQHTLVRRDLGGRARVGLGVLRLGRQVHPLVREAALPALRSLAEDIGATAHLTLVDGSDALAVAVVEPTWTDYHVAYRAGFRHPLDKGAAGRAILAARQNGGLAEPGFTLTHGELEAGASGAAAPLVGVTGIEGSVGVVMLADAVPERVGPRVVDAAREVADALR; translated from the coding sequence GTGACCGCGGAGACCTCCCAGACGCTCGACCGGGGACTGCGTGTCCTCAAGCTGCTCGCCGACACCGACCACGGCCTCACCGTCACCGAGTTGTCCAACAAACTCGGGGTCAACCGCACGGTCGTCTACCGCCTGCTCGCCACCCTCGAACAGCACACCCTGGTCCGCCGCGACCTCGGCGGCCGCGCCAGGGTCGGGCTCGGGGTGCTGCGCCTGGGCCGCCAGGTGCACCCGCTGGTGCGCGAGGCGGCGCTGCCCGCGCTGCGCTCGCTCGCCGAGGACATAGGCGCCACCGCCCACCTCACCCTGGTCGACGGTTCGGACGCGCTCGCGGTGGCCGTGGTCGAACCGACCTGGACGGACTACCACGTCGCCTACCGCGCCGGGTTCCGCCACCCCCTGGACAAGGGGGCCGCGGGCCGGGCGATCCTCGCGGCCCGGCAGAACGGCGGGCTCGCCGAGCCCGGCTTCACCCTCACGCACGGCGAGCTGGAGGCCGGCGCGAGCGGCGCCGCCGCGCCGCTGGTCGGGGTCACCGGGATAGAGGGCAGCGTGGGCGTGGTGATGCTCGCCGACGCCGTGCCCGAGCGGGTCGGGCCCCGAGTGGTGGACGCGGCGCGGGAAGTCGCCGACGCCCTGCGCTGA
- a CDS encoding S16 family serine protease produces the protein MLFRHPRLRNLAIGAAPVVALLAVACFAPLPFAVAQPGPTANVLGDDAGKPVITITGAPTRPTTGQLRMTTILATGPDADVGVTDVVDGWFRTDRAVMPRDSVYPGGGSEKDISEHNQAEMKQSQDAASVAALGYLGLSPDKVKIDLHLADVGGPSAGLLFTLGIIDKLNGDGAGGDLTGGRTIAGTGTIAGNGEVGAVGGVALKTQAAARDGATVFLVPKGECSDATSELPKGLRLIPVTTLKGAVSALQALHKGDAVPSC, from the coding sequence GTGCTCTTTCGTCACCCCCGCCTCCGTAACCTCGCCATCGGCGCCGCACCGGTCGTCGCGCTGCTCGCCGTCGCCTGTTTCGCGCCGCTGCCGTTCGCGGTGGCGCAGCCTGGGCCGACCGCGAACGTGCTGGGGGACGACGCGGGCAAGCCGGTGATCACCATTACCGGCGCCCCCACCCGCCCGACCACCGGGCAGCTGCGGATGACCACGATCCTGGCGACGGGGCCCGACGCGGACGTCGGTGTCACGGACGTCGTCGACGGCTGGTTCCGTACCGACCGGGCCGTGATGCCCCGCGACTCGGTCTACCCCGGCGGCGGCAGCGAGAAGGACATCTCCGAGCACAACCAGGCCGAGATGAAGCAGTCGCAGGACGCCGCGTCCGTCGCCGCGCTCGGCTACCTGGGCCTGAGCCCCGACAAGGTCAAGATCGACCTGCACCTCGCCGACGTGGGCGGCCCGAGCGCGGGCCTGCTCTTCACGCTCGGCATCATCGACAAGCTGAACGGCGACGGCGCGGGCGGCGACCTCACCGGCGGGCGCACCATCGCCGGCACCGGGACGATCGCCGGTAACGGCGAGGTCGGCGCGGTCGGCGGGGTCGCGCTCAAGACCCAGGCCGCCGCGCGCGACGGCGCGACGGTCTTCCTGGTGCCGAAGGGCGAGTGCTCGGACGCCACCTCCGAACTGCCCAAGGGCCTGCGCCTGATCCCCGTCACGACACTGAAGGGCGCGGTGTCCGCGCTTCAGGCGCTGCACAAGGGTGACGCGGTCCCGTCCTGCTGA
- a CDS encoding winged helix-turn-helix domain-containing protein has translation MPEKKPSDAAPLLGESGERILDARALRGLAHPLRIRILKSLRHDGPATASQLAERLGESSGATSYHLRQLATHGFVDDDPERGRGRERWWKAVHTGTTFADDLHTSTDPEVRGAADLFMHEVAGIHTQEVSTWLATARDWPAPWATSGDLSDFTLNLTAAQLHELNEKLHAVVETYRTAGPDTSHGSEAAQVRVHLHSFPRAVPPA, from the coding sequence ATGCCCGAGAAGAAGCCGTCCGACGCCGCTCCCCTGCTCGGTGAGAGCGGCGAACGCATCCTCGACGCGCGCGCCCTGCGCGGTCTCGCCCACCCCTTGCGCATCCGGATCCTGAAGTCCCTGCGCCACGACGGCCCCGCCACCGCCTCCCAACTCGCCGAGCGTCTGGGCGAGTCGAGCGGCGCGACCAGTTACCACCTGCGCCAGCTCGCCACCCACGGCTTCGTGGACGACGACCCCGAACGCGGCAGGGGGCGCGAGCGCTGGTGGAAGGCCGTGCACACCGGCACGACGTTCGCCGACGACCTGCACACCAGCACCGACCCCGAAGTGCGGGGCGCCGCGGATCTGTTCATGCATGAGGTCGCCGGCATCCACACCCAGGAGGTGTCGACCTGGCTCGCCACCGCGCGCGACTGGCCGGCTCCCTGGGCTACCAGCGGCGATCTGAGCGACTTCACCCTGAACCTGACCGCCGCCCAACTGCATGAGCTGAATGAGAAGTTGCACGCCGTCGTCGAGACGTACCGCACGGCGGGCCCCGACACATCGCACGGCTCCGAGGCCGCCCAGGTCCGGGTCCATCTGCACTCCTTCCCGCGCGCCGTCCCGCCTGCCTGA
- a CDS encoding betaine/proline/choline family ABC transporter ATP-binding protein has protein sequence MSGRAEPGPGGAATSGASIHLENLTKRYPGNPTPSVDSVTMEIKAGETVIFVGPSGCGKSTTLKMINRLIEPTSGRIRINDEDVTDIDPVKLRRKVGYAIQSSGLFPHMTVADNIALVPKMVGWSKAKVKDRVEEMLDLVGLDPREFHGRYPRQLSGGQQQRVGVARALAADPPVLLMDEPFGAVDPITRDHLQDELIRLQHELHKTIVFVTHDFDEAIKLGDRIAVLREHSHIAQFDTPEAILTNPADDFVSGFVGAGAALKRLNLTRVRHVEMAQFPTVTVDDPLQSIFNKLRSGPHNELLMLDRRNRPYKWLRRGDLMRAKGSLARAGQLVHDTVTRDATLHDALEAVLTDSGGRVAVTGRRGEYIGVVDMETLMNSVHELLEADRLAAMEHQHDLEDLRHHQTEQELEGGAETP, from the coding sequence GTGTCCGGGCGGGCCGAGCCGGGGCCCGGTGGAGCGGCCACCTCGGGCGCCTCCATCCACCTGGAGAACCTGACCAAGCGCTACCCGGGCAACCCCACCCCGTCGGTGGACAGCGTCACGATGGAGATCAAGGCGGGCGAGACGGTCATCTTCGTGGGGCCCTCGGGGTGCGGGAAGTCGACCACGCTGAAGATGATCAACCGCCTGATCGAACCGACGTCGGGCCGCATCCGGATCAACGACGAGGACGTCACCGACATCGACCCGGTCAAGCTGCGCCGCAAGGTCGGGTACGCGATCCAGTCGTCCGGGCTCTTCCCGCACATGACGGTCGCCGACAACATCGCGCTGGTGCCGAAGATGGTCGGCTGGTCCAAGGCGAAGGTGAAGGACCGGGTGGAGGAAATGCTCGACCTGGTCGGGCTCGACCCCCGCGAGTTCCACGGCCGCTATCCGCGCCAGCTCTCCGGAGGACAGCAGCAACGGGTGGGCGTGGCAAGGGCGTTGGCGGCCGACCCGCCGGTGCTCCTGATGGACGAACCCTTCGGGGCGGTGGACCCGATCACCCGTGACCACCTCCAGGACGAGCTGATCCGCCTCCAGCACGAACTGCACAAGACGATCGTCTTCGTCACCCACGACTTCGACGAGGCGATCAAGCTGGGCGACCGGATCGCGGTGCTGCGCGAGCACTCCCACATCGCCCAGTTCGACACCCCCGAGGCCATCCTCACCAACCCCGCCGACGACTTCGTCTCCGGCTTCGTGGGCGCGGGCGCCGCCCTCAAGCGGCTCAACCTCACCCGCGTACGGCACGTGGAGATGGCGCAGTTCCCCACCGTCACCGTGGACGACCCGCTCCAGTCGATCTTCAACAAGCTCCGCAGCGGCCCGCACAACGAACTGCTCATGCTGGACCGCAGGAACCGCCCCTACAAATGGCTGCGGCGCGGCGACCTGATGCGCGCCAAGGGCTCACTCGCCCGGGCCGGACAGCTGGTGCACGACACCGTGACCCGCGACGCGACGCTGCACGACGCCCTTGAGGCGGTGCTCACCGACTCCGGCGGCCGGGTCGCGGTGACGGGGCGGCGCGGCGAGTACATCGGCGTCGTCGACATGGAGACCTTGATGAACTCCGTGCACGAACTCCTTGAGGCCGACCGGCTCGCCGCCATGGAGCACCAGCACGACCTCGAAGACCTCCGCCATCACCAGACCGAACAGGAGCTGGAGGGCGGTGCGGAGACGCCATGA
- a CDS encoding ABC transporter permease, whose protein sequence is MTPRNPAPAERPPGEHDVKGHAFHDEPPDPLTEPDEPPSPAPATRPARRVTWQKLVLLPLVLAVVLVITYVWITHAQLDTIAKNSLGNGNVPLRLWQHVKLTAISTFWVLIIAIPLGIALTRRGVSRAAPPVTAIANIGQATPAIGLLALLVIWLGIGPGTAVIGMVIYAVLPVLSNTVAGLRAIDPQLVEAARGIGMSAFGTLGRVELPLAVPLILAGVRTALVLNVGTATLATFGGGGGLGDLITSGIQTQRMPVLVIGSILTVALALFVDWLASLAEVALTPRGLEES, encoded by the coding sequence ATGACGCCGAGGAACCCCGCCCCCGCCGAGCGCCCGCCGGGCGAGCACGACGTCAAGGGCCACGCCTTCCACGACGAGCCGCCCGACCCGCTCACCGAGCCCGATGAGCCGCCGAGCCCGGCCCCCGCCACCCGACCGGCCCGGCGCGTCACCTGGCAGAAGCTGGTCCTGCTGCCGCTCGTCCTCGCGGTCGTCCTGGTGATCACCTACGTCTGGATCACGCATGCCCAGCTGGACACGATCGCGAAGAACTCCCTGGGCAACGGGAATGTGCCCCTGCGCCTGTGGCAGCACGTGAAGCTGACCGCCATCTCCACCTTCTGGGTGCTGATCATCGCGATCCCGCTCGGCATCGCGCTGACCCGGCGCGGTGTGAGCAGGGCCGCGCCACCGGTCACCGCCATCGCCAACATCGGTCAGGCCACCCCCGCGATCGGACTGCTCGCGCTCCTGGTGATCTGGCTCGGCATCGGCCCCGGCACCGCCGTCATCGGCATGGTGATCTACGCGGTCCTGCCGGTGCTCTCCAACACGGTGGCGGGGCTCCGCGCGATCGACCCCCAGCTCGTCGAGGCGGCCCGCGGCATCGGCATGTCGGCCTTCGGCACGCTCGGCAGGGTCGAACTGCCGCTGGCGGTACCGCTGATCCTCGCGGGGGTGCGCACCGCGCTCGTCCTGAACGTCGGCACCGCGACGCTGGCCACCTTCGGCGGCGGAGGCGGGCTCGGGGACCTGATCACGTCCGGCATCCAGACCCAGCGCATGCCGGTCCTGGTCATCGGCTCGATCCTCACCGTGGCGCTCGCGCTCTTCGTGGACTGGCTGGCCTCGCTGGCCGAAGTGGCGCTGACCCCGCGCGGTCTGGAGGAGTCGTGA
- a CDS encoding MFS transporter, giving the protein MSGPGGHRDRRPLTAVLTANAVSATGSSLTLIGVPWFVLQTTGSAGRAGVVAFCATLPIVVSALAGGPVIDRVGRRRVSVGSDVVCGLAVAAIPLLHQAGLLAFWLLCVLMALGGLAHTPGATARAVLLPDLARRSGLTLARAASAYDAVARGARMTGAALAGVLIALTGAGNVLLIDGATFAVSALLVAAGLRGLPEARPRRGPAPVTVRTYKAELREGYAHLARTRLLLAVVAMVMLMNGTDQGWNAVLLPVHAERYLGGASQLGLLTALFGAGGLAGALLYGLVGHRFSRRTVFSVCVLLCGAPRYAVAALTHTTLPLAVTMVVAGLAGGTLNPILTTVIYERVPDALRSRVSGVLTAGCELAMPLGGIAAGLLVESAGPHGALLVVGGVYLLATLSPLVFPAWRGLATGPGGAGEAGAGAAGTGGEAAGTGVSRTGPRHPCAAPEARTPRPSVS; this is encoded by the coding sequence ATGAGCGGGCCGGGGGGACACCGCGACAGACGACCACTCACGGCGGTCCTGACCGCCAACGCCGTTTCGGCCACGGGGAGTTCGCTCACCCTCATCGGCGTGCCCTGGTTCGTGCTCCAGACCACGGGCAGCGCGGGCCGCGCAGGCGTCGTGGCCTTCTGCGCGACACTGCCGATCGTCGTGTCGGCCCTGGCCGGAGGCCCGGTCATCGACCGCGTCGGGCGCCGCCGGGTGTCGGTGGGCTCCGACGTGGTGTGCGGGCTGGCGGTCGCGGCGATCCCGCTCCTGCACCAGGCCGGACTGCTCGCGTTCTGGCTGCTGTGCGTCCTCATGGCGCTCGGCGGCCTCGCGCACACCCCGGGCGCCACCGCGCGCGCCGTCCTGCTGCCGGATCTCGCCCGGCGGTCGGGGCTGACCCTGGCGCGCGCGGCCAGCGCGTACGACGCCGTCGCACGCGGCGCTCGCATGACCGGCGCGGCCCTGGCCGGCGTACTCATCGCGCTGACGGGCGCGGGCAACGTCCTGCTCATCGACGGCGCGACCTTCGCCGTGTCGGCCCTGCTCGTCGCGGCCGGCCTGCGCGGGCTCCCCGAGGCGCGACCCCGGCGCGGACCGGCGCCGGTCACCGTGCGGACGTACAAGGCCGAACTGCGCGAAGGATACGCCCACTTGGCGCGTACGCGGCTGCTGCTCGCGGTGGTCGCCATGGTCATGCTGATGAACGGGACCGACCAGGGCTGGAACGCCGTACTGCTTCCGGTCCACGCCGAGCGGTACCTGGGCGGCGCGTCCCAACTCGGCCTGCTGACCGCCCTGTTCGGGGCCGGCGGCCTCGCGGGCGCGCTCCTGTACGGTCTGGTCGGCCACCGTTTCTCGCGTCGTACCGTCTTCTCGGTCTGCGTGCTGCTGTGCGGGGCGCCCCGTTACGCGGTGGCCGCGCTGACCCACACCACACTGCCGCTGGCCGTCACGATGGTGGTGGCGGGACTCGCCGGCGGCACGCTCAACCCGATCCTGACCACGGTGATCTACGAGAGGGTGCCGGACGCGCTGCGCAGCCGGGTCTCCGGGGTGCTCACGGCGGGCTGCGAACTGGCGATGCCGCTCGGCGGGATCGCGGCGGGCCTCCTCGTGGAGAGCGCGGGCCCGCACGGCGCGCTGCTCGTGGTCGGCGGGGTGTATCTGCTGGCCACGCTGAGTCCGCTGGTCTTCCCGGCGTGGCGAGGCCTGGCAACGGGGCCCGGCGGGGCGGGAGAAGCCGGTGCGGGAGCGGCCGGGACCGGCGGGGAAGCGGCCGGGACCGGCGTCAGCAGGACGGGACCGCGTCACCCTTGTGCAGCGCCTGAAGCGCGGACACCGCGCCCTTCAGTGTCGTGA
- a CDS encoding ABC transporter permease, whose amino-acid sequence MGFWDYLSSRHQQLLTDALQHASAVFQCMVIATVLGVVIGVVTYHSGWAAGLAVTSTSTILTIPSLAMIGLLIPLVGLGVAPTVVTLTLYGLLPIVRNSIVGLRGVDPSLVDAAKGIGMSRAARLLRVELPLAWPPILTGIRVSTQMLMGIAAIAAYASGPGLGNEIFRGIASLGSANAINQVLAGTLGIVVLALLFDAAYVLIGRLTIPRGIRV is encoded by the coding sequence GTGGGGTTCTGGGACTACCTCTCCAGCCGGCACCAGCAGCTGCTCACCGACGCCCTCCAGCACGCGAGCGCGGTGTTCCAGTGCATGGTGATCGCCACCGTGCTGGGTGTGGTGATCGGCGTGGTGACGTACCACAGCGGCTGGGCAGCGGGTCTGGCCGTCACCTCCACCTCGACCATCCTGACGATCCCCTCGCTCGCCATGATCGGCCTGCTGATCCCGCTGGTGGGACTCGGCGTGGCGCCCACGGTGGTCACCCTGACCCTGTACGGACTGCTGCCGATCGTGCGCAACTCCATCGTGGGCCTGCGCGGCGTGGACCCCTCGCTGGTGGACGCCGCCAAGGGCATCGGCATGTCGCGCGCCGCCCGCCTGCTGCGCGTCGAACTCCCGCTGGCCTGGCCTCCGATCCTGACCGGCATCCGCGTCTCCACCCAGATGCTGATGGGCATCGCGGCGATCGCGGCGTACGCCTCGGGCCCGGGCCTCGGCAACGAGATCTTCCGCGGCATCGCCTCGCTGGGCAGCGCCAACGCCATCAACCAGGTGCTCGCGGGCACCCTCGGCATCGTGGTGCTCGCCCTGCTCTTCGACGCGGCGTACGTCCTGATCGGCCGTCTCACCATCCCGAGGGGGATCCGTGTCTGA
- a CDS encoding Lrp/AsnC family transcriptional regulator, whose amino-acid sequence MAIDHLDGRLIVLLAREPRIGVLEASRRLGVARGTVQARLDRLQSNGVIRGFGPDVDPAALGYPVTAFATLEIKQGQGADVRAHLASVPEVLELHTTTGQGDMLCRLVARSNADLQRVIDRVVGFDGIVRAATAIVMENPVPLRIIPLVEQAGQDSVPGGGRPREERWPTA is encoded by the coding sequence ATGGCGATCGATCATCTGGACGGGCGGCTGATCGTGCTGCTCGCGCGTGAACCCCGCATCGGGGTCCTGGAGGCGTCCCGGCGGCTCGGCGTGGCCCGTGGCACCGTCCAGGCGCGACTGGACCGGCTTCAGTCCAATGGAGTCATCCGCGGTTTCGGGCCCGATGTCGATCCGGCGGCGCTCGGCTATCCCGTCACCGCCTTCGCCACGCTGGAGATCAAACAGGGTCAGGGGGCGGACGTGCGGGCCCACTTGGCGTCCGTGCCCGAGGTCCTCGAACTGCACACGACCACCGGCCAGGGCGACATGCTGTGCCGTCTGGTGGCCCGCTCCAACGCCGATCTCCAACGTGTGATCGACCGGGTTGTCGGTTTTGATGGCATCGTCCGGGCCGCGACGGCGATCGTCATGGAGAACCCGGTCCCCCTGCGGATCATCCCGCTGGTGGAGCAGGCGGGTCAGGACTCCGTGCCCGGCGGTGGACGACCGCGCGAGGAGCGGTGGCCGACCGCGTAA
- a CDS encoding glycine betaine ABC transporter substrate-binding protein — MVDDVVPGSLGRGLPLKGASLTVTSKNFSENIILGQMVGLVFKAAGAEVLDRTNLPGSISAREAIIKGDADAMYDYTGTGWITFLGHSKPITDPAAQWRAVRDADLKNGVTWLPQSSLNNTYSLGISQANNAKYHLKTLSDVAALAKKDPSAVTICVENEFASREDGLVGMEKAYGMSIPASRIQKMDAGIIYTQVSKSNSCLLGEVFTTDGRIKAMNLATVEDDKHFFPNYNAAPVIHSRAYAKYPAIAALLDPLSAKLTTQVARSLNAKVDVEGQDPHDVALEWLVREGFIKKA; from the coding sequence ATGGTGGACGACGTCGTGCCCGGCTCACTCGGCAGGGGCCTGCCCCTCAAGGGGGCGTCCTTGACGGTCACGTCGAAGAACTTCAGCGAGAACATCATCCTGGGCCAGATGGTCGGCCTGGTCTTCAAGGCGGCCGGCGCCGAGGTCCTTGACCGCACCAACCTGCCCGGCTCGATCAGCGCCCGCGAGGCGATCATCAAGGGCGACGCGGACGCCATGTACGACTACACGGGCACGGGCTGGATCACTTTCCTCGGCCACAGCAAGCCGATCACCGACCCGGCGGCGCAGTGGCGGGCGGTGCGGGACGCCGACCTGAAGAACGGGGTGACCTGGCTGCCGCAGTCGTCCCTGAACAACACCTACTCCCTCGGCATCAGCCAGGCCAACAACGCCAAGTACCACCTCAAGACGCTCTCGGACGTGGCCGCGCTGGCCAAGAAGGACCCCTCGGCGGTGACGATCTGCGTGGAGAACGAGTTCGCCTCGCGCGAGGACGGCCTCGTGGGCATGGAGAAGGCGTACGGGATGTCGATCCCCGCGTCCCGCATCCAGAAGATGGACGCCGGGATCATCTACACCCAGGTGTCCAAGTCCAACTCCTGCCTGCTGGGCGAGGTGTTCACCACCGACGGCCGCATCAAGGCGATGAATCTGGCGACCGTCGAGGACGACAAGCACTTCTTCCCCAACTACAACGCGGCGCCGGTGATCCACAGCCGTGCGTACGCCAAGTACCCGGCGATCGCGGCCCTGTTGGACCCGCTCAGCGCGAAGCTGACGACCCAGGTCGCGCGAAGCCTGAACGCCAAGGTCGACGTCGAGGGGCAGGATCCGCATGACGTGGCGCTGGAGTGGCTGGTGCGGGAGGGGTTCATCAAGAAGGCGTGA
- a CDS encoding DEAD/DEAH box helicase: protein MTTTASHHLSPAFPGRAPWGTANKLRAWQQGALERYVQEQPRDFLAVATPGAGKTTFALTLASWLLHHHVVQQITVVAPTEHLKKQWADAAARVGIKLDPDYSAGPLNREYHGVAVTYAGVGVRPMLHRNRCEQRKTLVILDEIHHAGDSKSWGEACLEAFDPATRRLALTGTPFRSDTNPIPFVTYEEGNDGIRRSSADYTYGYGNALADGVVRPVIFMSYSGNMRWRTKAGDEIAARLGEPMTKDAISQAWRTALDPRGDWMPNVLRAADQRLTEVRKAIPDAGALVIASDQDSARAYAKLIREITGSKATVVLSDDTGASKRIDEFSANDDRWMVAVRMVSEGVDVPRLAVGVYATTISTPLFFAQAVGRFVRSRRRGETASVFLPTIPMLLSFANEMEVERDHVLDKPKKDGEEDPYAESEQEMDDANKQEDEDTGEQDTLPFEALESDAVFDRVMYNGAEFGMQAHPGSEEEQDYLGIPGLLEPDQVQMLLQKRQARQIAHSRQKPADQADLLEMPAERRPVVSHKELLELRKSLNTMVGAYVHQSGKPHGVIHTELRRVCGGPPSAEASAGQLRERIKKVQEWATRMK, encoded by the coding sequence GTGACTACTACCGCCTCCCACCACCTCTCGCCCGCCTTCCCCGGCCGCGCCCCCTGGGGCACCGCCAACAAGCTGCGTGCCTGGCAGCAGGGCGCCCTGGAGAGGTACGTCCAGGAGCAGCCCCGCGACTTCCTCGCCGTCGCGACGCCCGGCGCCGGCAAGACAACGTTCGCGCTGACGCTCGCGTCGTGGCTGCTCCACCACCACGTGGTGCAGCAGATCACCGTCGTCGCGCCGACCGAACACCTCAAGAAGCAGTGGGCGGACGCGGCGGCCCGCGTCGGCATCAAGCTCGACCCGGACTACAGCGCGGGCCCGCTGAACCGCGAGTACCACGGTGTCGCCGTCACCTACGCCGGCGTCGGCGTGCGCCCGATGCTGCACCGCAACCGGTGCGAGCAGCGCAAGACGCTCGTCATCCTCGACGAGATCCACCACGCCGGTGACAGCAAGTCGTGGGGCGAGGCGTGCCTGGAGGCGTTCGACCCCGCCACCCGGCGCCTCGCGCTCACCGGCACCCCCTTCCGCTCGGACACGAACCCGATCCCGTTCGTCACGTACGAGGAGGGGAACGACGGGATCCGGCGCTCCTCCGCCGACTACACGTACGGATACGGCAACGCGCTCGCCGACGGCGTCGTGCGGCCGGTCATATTCATGAGCTACAGCGGCAACATGCGCTGGCGCACCAAGGCGGGCGACGAGATCGCCGCCCGGCTCGGCGAGCCCATGACCAAGGACGCCATCTCGCAGGCCTGGCGCACCGCGCTCGACCCGCGCGGCGACTGGATGCCCAATGTGCTGCGCGCCGCCGACCAGCGCCTGACCGAGGTCAGGAAGGCGATCCCGGACGCGGGCGCGCTCGTCATCGCCTCCGACCAGGACTCCGCCCGCGCCTACGCCAAGCTGATCCGCGAGATCACCGGTTCCAAGGCGACGGTCGTCCTCTCCGACGACACCGGCGCCTCCAAGCGGATCGACGAGTTCAGCGCGAACGACGACCGGTGGATGGTCGCCGTTCGCATGGTGTCGGAGGGCGTCGACGTACCGCGGCTCGCGGTCGGGGTGTACGCCACCACCATTTCGACCCCCCTCTTCTTCGCCCAGGCCGTCGGCCGATTCGTCCGCTCGCGCCGGCGCGGTGAGACCGCTTCCGTTTTCCTCCCCACCATTCCGATGCTGCTGAGCTTCGCCAATGAGATGGAGGTCGAGCGCGACCACGTGCTCGACAAGCCGAAGAAGGACGGCGAGGAAGACCCCTACGCCGAGTCCGAACAGGAAATGGACGACGCGAACAAGCAGGAGGACGAGGACACCGGGGAGCAGGACACGCTGCCCTTCGAGGCCCTTGAATCCGACGCCGTGTTCGACCGCGTCATGTACAACGGCGCCGAATTCGGCATGCAGGCCCACCCGGGGAGCGAGGAGGAGCAGGACTATCTCGGCATTCCCGGGCTCCTCGAACCCGACCAGGTGCAGATGCTGCTCCAGAAGCGGCAGGCCCGGCAGATCGCGCACAGCCGCCAGAAGCCGGCCGACCAGGCCGACCTGCTCGAAATGCCCGCCGAGCGGCGGCCCGTGGTCTCGCACAAGGAACTGCTCGAGCTCCGCAAGTCGCTCAACACGATGGTCGGCGCGTACGTCCATCAGAGCGGCAAGCCGCACGGCGTCATCCACACCGAGCTGCGCCGGGTGTGCGGCGGCCCGCCGAGCGCCGAGGCGTCTGCGGGCCAGCTCCGTGAGCGGATCAAGAAGGTCCAGGAGTGGGCCACCCGCATGAAGTAG